One genomic segment of Cellulophaga sp. HaHaR_3_176 includes these proteins:
- the purU gene encoding formyltetrahydrofolate deformylase, with the protein MKTTILIHCPDQSGLICTVTGFIHTQGGNIIYIDQHVDKESGELFMRLESEFSSDEFTIDNFKSVFDNTLAKKFQIKWSIHTDEIKPKMALFVSKYNHCLYDLLSRFNSGELAVDIPFIISNHKDLGFIAEQFQIPFYHIPVTKDTKIEAETKQLELLKEYEIDFIVLARYMQIVTSRVINEFPNRIINIHHSFLPAFAGAKPYHAAYKRGVKIIGATGHYVTEELDAGPIIEQDTTAVTHTHSIQDFVAKGRDLEKIVLSRAVKLHVMRKTMVYNNKTVVFS; encoded by the coding sequence GTGAAAACAACTATTTTAATCCACTGTCCAGACCAATCAGGCCTTATTTGTACAGTAACCGGTTTTATACATACTCAAGGAGGAAACATTATTTATATAGATCAGCATGTAGATAAAGAATCTGGGGAGCTTTTTATGCGCTTAGAAAGTGAATTTTCGAGCGATGAATTTACTATTGATAATTTTAAGTCAGTATTTGATAATACCCTTGCTAAAAAATTTCAAATAAAATGGAGTATTCATACTGATGAAATAAAACCTAAAATGGCTTTATTTGTTTCGAAATACAACCATTGCTTATACGATTTATTAAGTCGTTTTAATTCTGGCGAATTAGCGGTCGACATTCCTTTTATCATTAGTAACCATAAAGATTTAGGTTTTATTGCTGAACAATTTCAAATTCCTTTTTACCATATACCTGTTACAAAAGACACCAAAATAGAAGCCGAAACTAAACAGTTAGAACTTTTAAAAGAATATGAAATTGACTTTATTGTTCTTGCAAGGTATATGCAAATTGTAACCAGCCGAGTTATAAATGAATTTCCTAATCGAATCATTAACATACATCACTCATTTTTACCTGCTTTTGCTGGTGCCAAACCATACCATGCAGCCTATAAAAGAGGGGTTAAAATAATTGGAGCTACTGGGCATTATGTTACTGAAGAATTAGATGCTGGACCAATAATAGAACAAGATACTACAGCTGTAACACATACTCACTCCATTCAAGATTTTGTTGCTAAAGGTCGAGATTTAGAAAAAATCGTTTTATCTAGAGCCGTAAAATTACATGTAATGAGAAAAACTATGGTTTACAATAACAAAACAGTTGTTTTCTCTTAA
- a CDS encoding Lrp/AsnC family transcriptional regulator: protein MNQKIDDLNWGILQILQENARESFANIGRKVGLTPPAVAERIKKMEDLGIINGYKAIVSHTQTGYQLKAIITLRAFMGKLKPFLEAVKTFEEVSNCYRITGNENIIMDVVFRDQFHLEIFIDKLIQYGETRTHIILSEVVSDAPIKKRVK, encoded by the coding sequence ATGAATCAAAAGATAGATGATTTAAATTGGGGTATTCTTCAAATTTTACAGGAAAATGCTAGAGAATCTTTTGCTAATATTGGTCGAAAAGTGGGACTTACACCTCCTGCGGTAGCAGAGCGTATAAAAAAAATGGAAGATTTAGGTATTATAAATGGCTACAAAGCAATCGTTTCTCATACCCAAACCGGTTATCAATTAAAGGCTATAATAACACTCCGTGCTTTTATGGGAAAATTGAAACCTTTTTTAGAGGCTGTTAAAACTTTTGAAGAAGTATCTAACTGTTATAGGATAACAGGTAACGAGAATATTATAATGGATGTTGTTTTTAGAGATCAGTTTCATTTAGAAATTTTTATAGATAAGTTGATTCAATATGGAGAAACTCGTACACACATTATATTATCAGAAGTTGTTTCAGATGCACCTATAAAAAAGAGGGTAAAATAA
- a CDS encoding DUF1684 domain-containing protein, with protein MKFVLIALFVLITGCKQEKKYHDLSDNSVIQDLPSGVASVLEFQKELNEEYKDPKTSPLYNKDRKDFTGLDFFMPDTTFIVTAKFVRTPEALPFLMPTTTDRKSTEVVYGIAYFKLKGKEYQLEVYQNPELTARDGFKDYLFLPFLDATNGKDTYTGGRYIDLRIPNSDTISIDFNKAYNPYCAYNKKYSCPIVPTVNTLELSVLAGVKSFKK; from the coding sequence ATGAAATTTGTTTTGATTGCTCTTTTTGTTTTAATTACAGGTTGTAAACAAGAAAAAAAATATCATGACTTGTCTGATAATAGTGTTATACAAGACTTACCTAGTGGTGTTGCTAGTGTTTTAGAGTTTCAAAAAGAGTTAAATGAAGAATATAAAGACCCTAAAACCTCTCCATTATATAATAAAGATCGAAAAGATTTTACAGGATTAGATTTTTTTATGCCAGACACAACATTTATCGTAACCGCTAAATTTGTGCGTACACCAGAAGCATTACCTTTTTTAATGCCAACAACTACAGATCGTAAATCAACCGAAGTGGTTTATGGTATTGCTTATTTTAAATTAAAAGGAAAAGAATATCAGTTAGAGGTTTATCAAAACCCCGAGTTAACAGCTAGAGATGGCTTTAAAGATTATTTATTTTTACCTTTTTTAGATGCAACAAATGGTAAAGATACCTATACTGGTGGTAGGTATATTGATTTAAGAATTCCAAATTCAGATACGATTTCAATCGATTTTAATAAAGCTTATAATCCTTATTGTGCGTATAATAAAAAATATTCTTGTCCTATAGTGCCAACAGTAAATACGTTAGAGCTCTCTGTTTTAGCAGGAGTTAAATCATTTAAAAAGTAA
- a CDS encoding P-II family nitrogen regulator produces the protein MKKIEAIIRKSKFDEVKKALHKIDVNFFSYWDVTGVGNEKQGHVYRGITYSTSDIQRRYLTIVVSDEFLEKTINTILEAASTGNVGDGKIFVSEVIEAYRIRTKESGQAGIN, from the coding sequence ATGAAAAAAATCGAGGCAATCATCAGAAAGTCTAAATTTGATGAAGTGAAAAAAGCGCTTCATAAAATTGATGTTAACTTCTTTAGTTACTGGGATGTAACTGGTGTTGGAAACGAAAAACAAGGACATGTATATCGTGGAATAACATACAGTACTTCTGACATTCAAAGAAGATACTTAACAATTGTAGTTTCTGATGAGTTTTTAGAAAAAACAATAAATACGATATTAGAAGCCGCTAGTACTGGTAATGTAGGTGATGGAAAAATATTTGTTTCAGAAGTTATTGAAGCTTATAGAATAAGAACCAAAGAAAGCGGACAAGCTGGAATAAACTAA
- a CDS encoding methylmalonyl-CoA mutase family protein, translated as MKQNTPYSPKNKIRIVTAASLFDGHDSAINIMRRIIQSTGVEVIHLGHDRSVQEMVDCAIQEDVNAIALTSYQGGHNEYFRYMYDLLKERGAEHIKIFGGGGGVILPEEIKELMDYGIARIYSPDDGRAMGLQGMINDLVEKSDFKVPSLKTANFTSVTEALKAKDINTISRLISLAENRPEEFKEHFSGINVPETIPVLGITGTGGSGKSSLVDELVRRFLVDFPNKRIGLISVDPSKRKTGGALLGDRIRMNAINNERVYMRSLATRQSNLALSKYVEEAVQVLKAAEFDLIILETSGIGQSDTEIIQHSNVSLYVMTPEFGAATQLEKIDMLDFADVVSINKFDKRGSLDALRDVKKQYMRNHNLWDTNQDDLPIFGTMASQFNDPGTNKLYQVVMQKLVENAGADLQSNFNFLTDDVKHAFVIPPSRTRYLSEIAESNRGYDKNGVEQVHVAQRLYGVFQAILSILNIKPEKSEQTYLSKNGLDEDAIFGIEISEENQQFLSLLIKEFDRVKLDLDPYHWESILNWEEKVKTYKDPIYTFKVRDKELRLETHTESLSHTQIPKVALPKYKAWGDLLRWMVQENVPGEFPYTAGLYPFKRTGEDPTRMFAGEGGPERTNRRFHYVSLGLPAKRLSTAFDSVTLYGNNPDIRPDIYGKIGNAGVSVCCLDDAKKLYSGFDLTHVMTSVSMTINGPAPMILGFFLNAAIDQNCEKYIKEHSLEKEIEAKIVSIYKGKEDKRPTYKGELPEGNNGLGLFLLGVTGDQVLPLGVYNDIKIKTLSEVRGTVQADILKEDQAQNTCIFSTEFALRLMGDVQEYFITNKVRNFYSVSISGYHIAEAGANPITQLAFTLSNGFTYVEYYLSRGMDINAFGPNLSFFFSNGIDPEYAVIGRVARKIWAKAMKNKYGAGPRAQMLKYHIQTSGRSLHAQEIDFNDIRTTLQALYAIYDNCNSLHTNAYDEAITTPTEDSVRRAMAIQLIINKELGLAKNENPLQGSFIIEELTDLVEEAVLLEFDRITERGGVLGAMETMYQRSKIQEESLYYETLKHNGEFPIIGVNTFLSSKGSPTVLPAEVIRATDEEKKAQIETLENLKEINKEKSELALSEIQNAAMQNDNLFEKLMEITKVSSLGQITNALFKIGGQYRRNM; from the coding sequence ATGAAACAAAATACACCATACAGTCCAAAAAATAAAATACGAATTGTAACCGCTGCATCTCTTTTTGATGGTCATGATTCTGCCATAAATATCATGCGAAGAATTATTCAATCTACAGGAGTAGAGGTGATACATCTAGGTCATGACCGAAGTGTGCAAGAAATGGTCGATTGTGCTATTCAAGAAGATGTGAATGCAATAGCTTTAACATCTTACCAAGGTGGCCATAATGAATATTTTAGATATATGTATGATTTGCTAAAAGAACGTGGGGCAGAGCATATAAAAATCTTCGGTGGTGGCGGTGGAGTAATCTTGCCTGAAGAAATAAAAGAATTGATGGATTATGGAATAGCTCGTATTTATTCTCCAGATGATGGTAGGGCAATGGGGTTACAGGGTATGATAAATGATTTGGTGGAGAAAAGTGATTTTAAAGTCCCATCCTTAAAAACGGCAAACTTTACATCTGTAACAGAAGCATTAAAAGCTAAAGATATAAATACAATATCAAGATTAATTTCTTTGGCTGAAAATAGACCAGAGGAATTTAAAGAACATTTTTCGGGAATAAATGTTCCAGAAACCATTCCTGTTTTAGGGATTACAGGTACAGGGGGCTCAGGTAAATCTAGTTTGGTAGACGAATTGGTACGTCGTTTTTTAGTAGATTTTCCAAATAAAAGAATAGGTTTAATATCTGTTGATCCGTCTAAAAGAAAAACAGGAGGTGCTTTGTTAGGTGATCGTATACGAATGAATGCCATAAATAATGAGCGTGTTTATATGCGTTCTTTAGCGACAAGGCAATCTAATTTAGCATTGTCAAAATATGTAGAAGAAGCCGTTCAAGTTTTAAAAGCGGCTGAGTTTGATTTGATAATTTTAGAAACTTCAGGTATTGGCCAGTCTGATACGGAAATAATTCAGCATTCAAATGTTTCGTTGTATGTAATGACACCTGAATTTGGCGCAGCTACACAATTAGAAAAAATAGATATGCTCGATTTTGCAGATGTTGTATCTATAAATAAATTTGACAAAAGAGGTTCTCTGGATGCTTTGCGTGATGTGAAAAAGCAATACATGCGCAATCATAATCTTTGGGATACAAACCAAGACGATTTACCAATTTTTGGTACAATGGCAAGCCAATTTAATGACCCTGGTACAAATAAGTTGTATCAGGTGGTCATGCAAAAGTTAGTAGAAAATGCAGGTGCAGATTTACAATCTAATTTTAATTTTTTAACAGATGATGTAAAACATGCTTTTGTAATACCACCATCGAGAACTCGATATTTATCAGAAATAGCAGAAAGTAATAGAGGTTACGATAAAAATGGAGTAGAGCAAGTTCATGTAGCTCAAAGGCTTTATGGTGTTTTTCAAGCTATTTTATCTATTTTAAATATAAAACCAGAAAAATCAGAACAGACCTATTTATCTAAAAATGGTTTAGATGAAGATGCTATTTTTGGTATAGAAATTAGTGAAGAAAACCAGCAATTTCTTTCCTTATTAATAAAAGAATTTGATAGGGTAAAGTTAGATTTAGATCCATATCATTGGGAGTCTATCTTAAACTGGGAAGAAAAAGTAAAAACATACAAAGATCCAATTTATACATTTAAAGTTCGAGATAAGGAGTTGAGGCTTGAAACTCATACAGAGTCGCTATCACATACTCAAATTCCGAAAGTAGCTTTGCCAAAATATAAAGCTTGGGGAGATTTGTTACGTTGGATGGTACAAGAAAATGTGCCAGGTGAATTTCCGTATACAGCAGGTTTGTACCCATTTAAAAGAACAGGAGAAGACCCGACAAGAATGTTTGCGGGCGAAGGTGGACCAGAACGTACAAACAGGCGTTTTCATTATGTTAGTTTAGGGTTGCCAGCAAAAAGATTGTCTACTGCTTTTGACTCGGTTACTCTTTATGGGAATAACCCAGATATTCGACCAGATATTTATGGTAAAATAGGTAATGCAGGAGTTTCTGTTTGTTGTTTAGATGATGCTAAAAAATTGTATTCTGGTTTTGATTTGACTCATGTGATGACTTCAGTGAGTATGACAATAAACGGACCTGCTCCTATGATTTTAGGCTTCTTTTTAAATGCAGCTATTGATCAAAATTGTGAGAAATATATAAAAGAACATAGCTTAGAAAAAGAAATTGAGGCCAAAATAGTATCTATATATAAAGGAAAAGAAGATAAAAGACCAACCTACAAAGGAGAGCTTCCAGAAGGTAATAATGGTTTAGGTTTGTTTTTGTTAGGTGTTACTGGTGATCAAGTTTTGCCTTTAGGTGTTTATAATGACATAAAAATTAAAACATTAAGTGAAGTTAGGGGGACTGTGCAGGCTGATATTTTGAAAGAAGATCAGGCGCAAAATACTTGTATTTTTTCTACAGAATTTGCACTTAGGTTAATGGGTGATGTGCAAGAGTATTTTATAACTAATAAGGTGCGTAATTTTTATTCAGTTTCTATTTCAGGGTATCATATTGCCGAAGCTGGTGCAAACCCGATTACCCAATTGGCATTTACATTATCTAATGGTTTTACTTATGTAGAGTATTATTTAAGCAGAGGAATGGATATTAATGCTTTTGGGCCTAATTTATCTTTCTTCTTTTCTAACGGAATTGATCCTGAATACGCTGTTATAGGTCGTGTTGCTCGTAAAATATGGGCAAAAGCTATGAAAAATAAGTACGGAGCGGGTCCGAGAGCACAAATGCTTAAATATCATATTCAAACTTCAGGGCGCAGTTTGCATGCTCAAGAAATAGATTTTAATGATATTAGAACAACCTTACAAGCTTTATATGCTATTTATGATAATTGTAATTCTCTACACACAAATGCATATGATGAGGCTATAACTACACCAACAGAAGATTCTGTACGTAGGGCAATGGCAATACAGTTGATTATAAATAAAGAATTAGGTTTAGCTAAAAATGAAAATCCATTGCAAGGTTCTTTTATTATTGAAGAATTGACAGATTTGGTAGAAGAAGCTGTTTTATTAGAATTTGATAGGATTACAGAAAGAGGTGGTGTGTTAGGGGCTATGGAAACCATGTATCAACGTTCAAAAATACAAGAAGAGAGTTTGTATTATGAAACATTAAAACATAATGGTGAATTTCCTATTATTGGGGTAAATACCTTTTTAAGTTCAAAAGGCTCGCCAACGGTATTACCTGCCGAAGTAATTCGAGCTACAGATGAAGAAAAAAAGGCGCAAATTGAAACTCTAGAGAATTTAAAAGAAATTAATAAAGAAAAGTCTGAATTAGCTTTATCTGAAATACAAAATGCTGCAATGCAGAATGATAACTTGTTCGAAAAACTTATGGAAATTACCAAAGTGAGCTCTTTAGGGCAAATTACGAATGCGCTTTTCAAAATTGGAGGTCAGTATAGAAGAAATATGTAA
- a CDS encoding alpha/beta hydrolase, with translation MKKNILFLVLLLCFSIVSAQQLVLKKGTVIDSVKINDSIAETFALYLPTNFDVNKKWPIVFLFDVKKGEGKKTSQMFVNSAEKEGYIIATSNSVRDSLTLSENILIASRLMNNVLSILPIDNNRIYTAGFADSGRFASVLPILIKNIKGVISLGGAITNTDVLNAKSPFHYIGIVSVDDYNLLEMEANEKVMNLLGYPNQLFVYDNKLSPTLIEYIDKALDIFTLRAMANGDISKDSVFLNTSFKNNIALINKLINKKKFTQSYSLSVETQDVYRTLFDIDTLKSLEKRIRKDKLYKTMDRSQSTMKFSESLLREDYDYSIYEDTSTYNFNNLGWWNYQMQELNKHVASNNPFERQMGNRLIGFLSYLVDSYIADLNVEKVKDEEGLTFLWMLKTIIDSDNFEAYKSVISYSAKNEDYSTSLYYLEELLKSGFKNKKEIYAIENTALLRITPEFNDLVEQYLKDSRYDLKER, from the coding sequence ATGAAAAAAAATATACTTTTCTTGGTGCTATTATTATGTTTTAGCATAGTAAGTGCACAACAATTGGTTCTTAAAAAAGGAACTGTAATAGACTCCGTTAAAATAAACGACTCCATAGCAGAAACATTTGCTTTATACCTTCCCACAAATTTTGATGTTAATAAAAAATGGCCAATAGTCTTTCTTTTCGACGTTAAAAAAGGAGAAGGAAAAAAAACAAGTCAAATGTTTGTCAATTCGGCAGAAAAGGAAGGTTATATAATAGCTACTTCTAATAGCGTTAGAGATTCACTTACATTGTCTGAGAACATTTTAATAGCAAGTAGGTTAATGAATAACGTACTTTCTATACTTCCGATTGATAATAATAGAATATATACGGCTGGTTTCGCTGATAGTGGTCGTTTTGCTTCTGTATTACCAATTTTGATAAAGAATATAAAAGGAGTGATATCTTTAGGAGGGGCAATTACTAATACAGATGTTTTAAATGCAAAATCACCTTTTCATTATATAGGTATTGTATCTGTTGATGATTATAATTTATTAGAAATGGAAGCTAATGAGAAGGTTATGAATCTTCTGGGGTATCCGAATCAACTTTTTGTTTACGATAATAAATTAAGTCCAACATTAATTGAATACATTGATAAAGCACTTGATATTTTTACATTAAGGGCTATGGCTAATGGCGATATATCAAAGGATTCTGTGTTTTTAAATACTTCATTTAAAAATAATATTGCTTTAATTAATAAATTAATTAATAAAAAAAAATTTACACAATCTTACAGTCTATCAGTAGAAACACAGGATGTTTATAGAACTCTTTTTGATATAGATACTTTGAAATCATTAGAAAAAAGAATTAGAAAAGATAAGCTGTATAAAACTATGGATCGATCACAATCGACCATGAAATTTAGTGAATCTCTTTTGCGAGAAGATTATGATTATTCAATTTATGAGGATACATCCACTTATAATTTTAATAATTTGGGTTGGTGGAATTATCAAATGCAAGAGCTTAACAAGCATGTAGCAAGTAATAACCCTTTCGAGAGACAAATGGGTAATAGGCTGATTGGTTTTTTGAGTTATTTGGTGGATAGTTATATTGCTGATTTAAATGTAGAAAAAGTTAAAGATGAAGAGGGATTAACCTTTTTATGGATGTTAAAAACAATTATAGATTCAGATAATTTCGAAGCTTATAAAAGTGTAATATCATACAGTGCTAAAAATGAAGATTATAGTACTTCTCTATATTATTTAGAAGAGCTTTTAAAATCTGGGTTTAAAAATAAAAAAGAAATTTATGCTATAGAAAATACTGCTCTATTGCGTATAACACCAGAGTTTAATGACTTAGTAGAACAGTATTTAAAAGATTCTCGTTACGACCTTAAGGAGCGATAA
- a CDS encoding DUF4197 domain-containing protein, whose translation MKNKIVLICLCFVCFSCNELQQVVNQLPQSGGAIGNDQIASGLREALDLGIEKQVTKLTQENGFFGNDLVKILLPEDLQKVDNALRKIGLDNLADEGLKVLNRAAEDAVKEATPIFVNAVKGITFSDAKQILLGGDNAATTYLTSTTETELYTSFSPVIKNSFEKVGADKVWSNLITKYNNIPFVNQVNPDLTDYVTQEALKGVYTMIAVEEKEIRTKTASRTTTLLQKVFALQD comes from the coding sequence ATGAAAAACAAGATTGTATTAATTTGTCTATGCTTTGTGTGTTTTAGTTGTAATGAACTACAACAAGTTGTTAATCAATTACCACAAAGTGGAGGAGCAATAGGTAACGATCAAATAGCTAGTGGACTTAGGGAAGCTTTAGATTTAGGAATTGAAAAACAAGTAACTAAGCTTACACAAGAAAATGGTTTTTTTGGAAATGATTTAGTAAAAATACTTTTACCTGAAGATTTGCAAAAAGTAGATAATGCTCTTAGAAAAATCGGATTAGACAATTTAGCTGATGAAGGATTAAAAGTTTTGAATAGAGCTGCTGAAGATGCGGTAAAAGAAGCTACCCCTATTTTTGTTAATGCTGTAAAAGGAATAACTTTTAGTGATGCTAAACAAATTTTACTAGGTGGTGACAATGCTGCTACAACTTATTTAACATCTACAACAGAAACTGAATTATACACTTCTTTCAGTCCTGTTATAAAAAATTCATTCGAAAAAGTAGGTGCCGATAAAGTATGGAGCAACTTAATTACAAAGTACAATAACATACCTTTTGTTAACCAAGTTAACCCAGACTTAACAGATTACGTAACACAAGAAGCCTTAAAAGGGGTATATACAATGATTGCTGTAGAAGAAAAAGAAATAAGAACAAAAACAGCATCAAGAACCACTACTTTATTACAAAAAGTTTTTGCTTTACAAGATTAA
- a CDS encoding DJ-1/PfpI family protein: MKPYLPYLLLLVLMINSCSDKNASNNKATAEKIIKPDRYNVAFLIMDGTYNTELTAPFDIFQHTQYRKNIKAMNVFTVANTLRPITTFEGIKILPDFDYTKRNLPKIDILVIPSAEHHIDTDLEDVVMLSFVKKVDEKALFMTSHCDGAFVLAKTNLLDTVASTTFPGDLDKYQKMFPDLNIKRNSLFVHDGKYITSAGGAKSFEAALYLCEFLYGKEIADSLAKGLVIDWDKNKVPHFIAP, translated from the coding sequence ATGAAGCCGTATTTACCTTATTTACTATTGTTAGTATTAATGATAAACTCATGTAGTGACAAAAATGCTAGTAATAATAAGGCTACTGCAGAAAAAATCATAAAACCAGATCGTTACAATGTGGCTTTTCTTATTATGGATGGCACTTACAATACTGAGTTAACAGCTCCATTTGATATTTTTCAACACACTCAGTATCGTAAAAACATAAAAGCAATGAATGTTTTTACGGTAGCTAATACATTAAGGCCTATTACTACTTTTGAAGGCATTAAAATTTTACCCGATTTTGATTATACAAAAAGGAATTTGCCTAAAATTGACATTCTAGTAATTCCAAGTGCAGAACACCATATCGACACCGATTTAGAAGATGTAGTTATGCTTAGTTTCGTTAAAAAAGTAGATGAAAAAGCTTTATTTATGACAAGCCATTGTGATGGTGCTTTTGTTTTAGCTAAAACAAATTTATTAGACACTGTTGCCTCTACTACATTCCCTGGAGATTTAGATAAATATCAAAAAATGTTTCCTGACTTAAACATTAAAAGGAATTCTCTTTTTGTTCATGATGGAAAATACATAACATCAGCAGGAGGCGCAAAAAGCTTTGAAGCTGCACTCTATTTATGTGAATTTTTATATGGAAAAGAAATAGCAGACTCTTTAGCTAAAGGTTTAGTTATTGATTGGGATAAAAACAAAGTTCCTCATTTTATCGCTCCTTAA
- a CDS encoding ammonium transporter, with amino-acid sequence MTDGLFTANNIWMMICTALVFFMHLGFSFLEIGLTRQKNTINILFKNLFIICVGLLLYYIAGFNLMYPGEGFNGYLGFGGFGLTPPENGMTAEYAASGGYTYWTDFLFQGMFAATAATIVSGAVAERVKIGGFMIFTVIYLALVYPIVGSWQWGGGFLSTLGDTVNEAGEVIEKAGFHDFAGSTLVHSVGGWAALIAVILLGPRVGKFDEDGGSQAIPGHNIPIATAGVLILWLGWFGFNGGSVLSADPAGTSLVLVTTSLAAAAGGISAFIFSFALYKNLDLTMFLNGILGGLVGITAGADLMSPNEAIVIGLIAGIIIVCAVAFIDKIKLDDPVGAIAVHLICGIWGTLAVGFFGAKAGGAQIMYQLAGIFIIGGFCCLTSFIILFILKKTVGIRVSKEEEMEGLDLHEHGMDAYPDFRMNQH; translated from the coding sequence ATGACTGACGGATTATTTACAGCGAATAACATATGGATGATGATATGTACAGCTCTTGTATTTTTCATGCATTTAGGATTTTCTTTTTTAGAAATTGGACTTACTAGACAAAAAAATACAATTAACATATTATTCAAAAACCTTTTTATTATTTGTGTTGGACTTTTACTTTATTACATAGCTGGGTTTAACCTAATGTACCCAGGCGAAGGCTTTAATGGCTATTTAGGTTTTGGAGGTTTTGGACTTACTCCTCCTGAAAATGGAATGACTGCTGAATATGCAGCGTCAGGTGGATATACCTATTGGACAGATTTTCTTTTTCAAGGTATGTTTGCCGCAACAGCTGCAACAATAGTTTCTGGAGCAGTTGCTGAACGTGTTAAAATTGGTGGTTTCATGATTTTTACAGTAATATACCTTGCTTTAGTTTACCCAATTGTAGGTTCATGGCAATGGGGTGGCGGTTTTCTATCTACCCTAGGTGATACTGTTAATGAAGCAGGCGAAGTTATTGAAAAAGCAGGTTTTCACGATTTTGCTGGCTCTACTTTAGTCCACTCTGTTGGTGGCTGGGCTGCTTTGATTGCCGTAATTTTACTAGGGCCTAGAGTTGGTAAGTTTGATGAAGATGGAGGATCGCAAGCTATACCTGGACATAATATTCCAATTGCAACTGCAGGTGTATTAATACTTTGGTTAGGTTGGTTTGGCTTTAATGGAGGTTCAGTGTTATCTGCTGATCCAGCAGGAACCTCACTTGTTTTAGTGACTACATCATTAGCTGCTGCTGCTGGCGGAATTTCTGCTTTTATTTTTTCATTTGCTCTTTATAAAAACCTTGATTTAACAATGTTTTTAAATGGCATACTAGGCGGCCTTGTTGGTATAACTGCTGGAGCAGATTTAATGTCTCCGAATGAAGCAATAGTAATTGGTTTAATCGCAGGTATTATAATTGTTTGTGCCGTTGCTTTTATTGACAAAATAAAATTAGATGATCCTGTAGGTGCTATAGCCGTTCACCTTATCTGTGGTATATGGGGCACATTAGCTGTTGGCTTTTTTGGAGCAAAAGCAGGCGGAGCTCAAATAATGTATCAATTAGCAGGTATATTTATAATAGGTGGTTTTTGCTGTCTGACTTCTTTTATTATTTTATTTATTCTTAAGAAAACTGTAGGTATTAGAGTATCGAAAGAAGAAGAAATGGAAGGTTTAGACCTTCATGAACATGGAATGGATGCATACCCTGATTTTAGAATGAATCAGCATTAA